A part of Aegilops tauschii subsp. strangulata cultivar AL8/78 chromosome 2, Aet v6.0, whole genome shotgun sequence genomic DNA contains:
- the LOC109782718 gene encoding uncharacterized protein has translation MSELAAGAVSSLLSVIRSEALLLGGVRDDVQFIKEEMESMKSFLAHLARWAPPGGEHDEQVRTWMNQVRLLAQDCNNCIDLYLYRGNPDVHRARGGLRRYLWWATWFLHKLVAQHRAAEQLRRLKERARDVGERRLRYGVEVPAKSGEGQSSRTAAATTKQTATQGSYAAGDGDEDEDGDYQLVGAMATNGHSGRRAFIEPRTLDDYAKAKLWEWIHGIPLGAGETLSMVIVAPYTHQDLLALVQEMWVLPPPDVVYHRILLVDIPAVHPDFVRLRPKEVLFYILRELKHAKSHQPKPQEQRTEGEVEEKNLDPWEVYIRRLQIYSEKKRAIALLKIKENIKEMKVYEKLEKIKSDIQGRVLRGDRLSKGDKLQGEFDQLDLDVLLELMLHAAVDASQQGQGKKKDMHRLPPWDNNNIIVKKLKEHMEVEENDKVEEEEAVKHMGVEQGEEDTAKHREEEGGEVTCTHMEEGGEVTIHTEEGKGEVTIHREEGEEGGGGGETTKHLEEGEGEVTIHREKEEGGGGQTSKHMEGKGGGIESQQTPWIHLDEAQYAQILRKLFPKSSGSKPLQAQDGSLGKQATKTTTAILGEDQIKQMIHDAKEDILRELQEGKNDNSEATAEPGVPDQSPETISEKIGQMMDKIKHEFKEQLKIKGLVDEIKRNLNYVPEWNNYEGPLFILKVDELMDVSTWEDTRKALSLLNCSADLMIVNPTKDIQLAKEYCYPPREPIDYSLEGLYHDTVLELTSQQKNEDNYNPQIFRDILYECEPHEFCMKIFTHALYANPKRSNEELLKLHSTLRALPTSFHNIAKVMFKFSYNDLPKEYKSCLLYLAIFPPGYKIRRSTLITRWVAEGLTSKEDWPSSVCQANRCFDALVDRCLVYPADIGATGNVKSCVVGDPVHGFITAIARKQHMVETRLSHHLARHFSIFNEIQLRSSDKIDKFFQGISKSPRVSLLKVLDLEGCPYLVGKNQRYLKDICSKMLLLKYLSLRRTCITQLPREINNLHELEVLDIRETKVPPHATTNILLLKLKRLLAGHIDQNTSNFGSSGQIPRRIDKMVNMEVLSNVKAQQSHDLKEVGKLWQLRKLGVVIDDKDSHLRNFLQTISDLHECLCSLSVTTIPAATPHEGTPSSAELPGGIASLLENHPKILESLSIRGATQKGRLLPLFIKGDKNKLAKVTLGSTLLSQDDLVDLAKLPKLQFIRLQHIACTEPMLNFKKGEFSCLKYLVVEGSDLTDITFEDGAAPEIEKMVLSFTTTGSISGIDRLPKLKELELNDSFCGSLLSSFDKAAHIAKLTLRGTLLEQDALQILAKKPSIRTLVLLDKSFSGGQNEITLKKDEFLWLNVLVVDCSAITKIVFICGSAPRLEKIVWSSFTTLSGIDKLPRLKELELNGGQVPDEVREAIEKHKNKPSLKLNGPETQD, from the coding sequence ATGTCAGAGCTTGCGGCGGGCGCCGTGAGCTCACTGCTGTCCGTCATCCGCAGCGAGGCCCTGCTACTGGGTGGCGTCCGAGATGACGTGCAGTTTATCAAGGAGGAGATGGAGAGCATGAAGAGCTTCCTGGCGCACCTGGCCAGGTGGGCACCCCCCGGCGGCGAGCATGACGAGCAGGTGCGCACCTGGATGAACCAGGTGCGGCTGCTTGCCCAGGACTGCAACAACTGCATCGACCTCTACCTCTACCGGGGGAACCCGGATGTCCACCGCGCCAGAGGCGGACTCCGGCGCTACCTCTGGTGGGCAACCTGGTTCCTGCACAAGTTGGTTGCGCAGCACCGTGCTGCCGAGCAGCTGCGCCGGCTCAAGGAGCGGGCACGTGACGTCGGTGAGCGGCGGTTGAGGTATGGTGTGGAGGTCCCCGCGAAGTCAGGGGAGGGGCAATCGTCTCGGACGGCAGCAGCGACGACAAAGCAGACTGCTACACAAGGTAGCTATGCTGCTGGGGACGGCGACGAGGACGAAGATGGTGACTATCAACTCGTGGGGGCAATGGCGACCAACGGTCATTCTGGTCGAAGAGCCTTCATTGAGCCTCGCACTTTGGACGACTACGCGAAGGCAAAGCTATGGGAGTGGATACATGGAATCCCTTTAGGCGCCGGCGAAACTTTGTCCATGGTGATTGTGGCACCGTACACACATCAGGACCTCCTCGCTCTTGTACAAGAAATGTGGGTTTTGCCGCCGCCGGACGTCGTCTACCATCGCATTCTCTTGGTTGACATCCCGGCCGTGCACCCGGATTTTGTGCGGCTACGCCCCAAGGAAGTTCTCTTCTACATTCTGCGTGAACTCAAGCATGCTAAATCCCACCAGCCCAAACCCCAGGAGCAACGCACAGAAGGCGAAGTGGAGGAGAAGAATCTTGACCCCTGGGAAGTTTACATAAGAAGATTGCAAATTTATAGTGAAAAGAAGAGGGCTATTGCGCTTCTTAAAATCAAGGAGAATATCAAAGAGATGAAGGTTTACGAAAAACTTGAGAAAATCAAAAGTGATATTCAAGGTCGAGTGCTGAGGGGCGACAGACTTTCAAAGGGCGACAAGCTGCAGGGGGAGTTTGACCAGCTGGACCTAGATGTACTCCTTGAGCTGATGCTCCACGCAGCTGTTGATGCGTCTCAACAAGGCCAAGGGAAGAAGAAAGACATGCATAGATTACCACCATGGGACAACAACAATATCATCGTCAAGAAGCTTAAGGAGCATATGGAAGTAGAGGAAAATGACAAGGTAGAAGAGGAAGAAGCAGTCAAGCACATGGGGGTGGAACAAGGAGAAGAAGACACAGCCAAGCATagggaagaggaaggaggagaagTAACATGCACGCATatggaggaggggggagaagTAACCATACATACAGAGGAAGGGAAAGGAGAAGTAACCATACAtagggaggagggggaggaaggaggtgGTGGAGGAGAAACAACAAAGCATCTGGAGGAGGGGGAAGGAGAAGTAACCATACACAGGGAGAAAGAGGAAGGGGGAGGAGGACAAACATCTAAGCATATGGAGGGGAAAGGAGGAGGAATCGAAAGTCAGCAAACGCCATGGATTCACCTCGACGAGGCACAATATGCACAGATCTTGCGGAAGTTGTTCCCCAAGAGCAGCGGCAGCAAGCCCCTGCAGGCTCAAGACGGATCGTTGGGCAAACAAGCTACAAAGACCACAACAGCTATACTGGGTGAGGATCAAATCAAACAAATGATCCATGATGCAAAGGAAGACATCTTACGGGAGCTGCAGGAAGGCAAAAATGACAATAGTGAAGCGACAGCCGAACCTGGTGTTCCGGATCAAAGCCCAGAAACTATTTCTGAAAAAATCGGTCAGATGATGGACAAAATAAAACATGAATTCAAAGAGCAGCTCAAGATCAAAGGACTTGTGGATGAGATTAAACGTAACTTGAATTATGTTCCGGAGTGGAATAATTATGAAGGTCCTCTGTTTATCCTCAAAGTTGATGAGCTGATGGATGTTTCCACATGGGAGGATACCAGAAAGGCTTTGAGCCTGCTAAACTGCAGCGCCGATCTAATGATCGTCAACCCCACAAAGGACATCCAGCTGGCTAAAGAATATTGCTATCCACCGCGGGAACCTATAGACTATTCTCTTGAAGGCCTCTATCATGATACAGTGCTCGAGCTTACTAGCCAACAGAAGAATGAAGACAACTACAACCCCCAAATTTTTCGTGATATCTTGTACGAGTGTGAGCCACATGAATTCTGCATGAAGATCTTCACTCATGCTTTGTATGCAAACCCCAAGAGGAGCAATGAGGAGTTACTCAAGCTGCACAGCACCCTGCGGGCTTTGCCAACATCATTCCACAACATCGCTAAGGTGATGTTCAAGTTCTCTTACAATGATCTGCCGAAAGAATACAAGTCATGCTTGTTATACCTAGCTATCTTCCCTCCGGGATACAAGATTAGACGGTCAACCTTGATCACACGGTGGGTTGCAGAAGGGCTGACATCCAAGGAAGATTGGCCCAGTTCTGTGTGTCAGGCCAACCGATGTTTTGACGCACTTGTTGACCGGTGCCTTGTTTATCCTGCTGATATTGGTGCCACGGGAAATGTAAAGAGCTGCGTCGTAGGTGATCCAGTTCATGGATTCATTACCGCCATCGCCAGAAAACAACACATGGTGGAGACACGCCTGTCACATCACTTGGCTCGCCACTTCTCCATTTTCAATGAAATACAACTCCGCAGCTCTGATAAAATTGACAAATTCTTCCAGGGGATCTCTAAATCACCTCGAGTATCCCTGCTCAAGGTGCTAGATCTAGAAGGTTGTCCTTACCTTGTTGGGAAGAACCAGCGGTACCTCAAGGACATCTGCAGCAAGATGTTACTGCTCAAGTATCTCAGCCTCAGGAGAACATGTATTACCCAGCTACCTCGTGAAATCAACAACCTCCATGAGCTAGAGGTATTGGATATCCGAGAAACTAAGGTGCCTCCACATGCAACAACAAATATCCTGTTGTTGAAGCTGAAGCGTCTGCTTGCGGGTCACATTGACCAGAATACAAGCAATTTTGGCTCTAGTGGTCAGATTCCTCGTAGGATCGACAAAATGGTTAACATGGAGGTACTATCTAATGTCAAGGCCCAGCAGAGTCATGATTTAAAAGAAGTTGGAAAGCTATGGCAACTGAGGAAGCTAGGTGTGGTTATCGATGATAAGGATAGTCACCTCAGGAATTTTCTTCAGACGATCAGTGACCTACATGAGTGCCTCTGTTCTCTGTCAGTCACTACTATTCCGGCAGCCACACCACACGAGGGTACTCCTTCCAGTGCAGAGTTACCAGGTGGCATTGCCTCTCTCTTAGAAAACCATCCCAAGATTCTTGAGAGTCTAAGCATCAGGGGAGCCACACAGAAGGGGCGTCTTCTTCCATTATTCATAAAAGGTGATAAAAACAAACTTGCCAAGGTAACTCTGGGTAGCACCCTGCTGAGCCAAGATGATCTGGTAGACCTTGCCAAGCTGCCCAAGTTACAGTTTATCAGGCTCCAACACATTGCATGCACCGAGCCCATGCTCAACTTCAAGAAGGGTGAATTCAGTTGCCTCAAGTACCTTGTTGTTGAGGGCTCGGACTTGACTGATATCACTTTTGaggatggagcagcccctgagaTCGAGAAGATGGTTTTGTCTTTCACCACCACAGGTTCTATTTCTGGAATTGACCGGCTTCCAAAACTGAAAGAGCTTGAGTTGAACGACAGCTTCTGCGGCAGTTTGCTATCTTCATTTGACAAGGCCGCACACATAGCCAAGCTGACTCTCCGTGGTACATTGCTAGAGCAAGATGCTCTACAAATACTCGCCAAGAAACCAAGTATACGCACTCTGGTGCTCTTGGATAAGTCTTTTAGCGGAGGACAGAACGAGATTACATTAAAAAAAGATGAGTTTTTATGGCTCAACGTTCTTGTTGTTGACTGCTCAGCGATCACCAAGATCGTCTTCATCTGTGGTTCTGCTCCTAGGCTCGAGAAGATTGTCTGGTCATCTTTCACAACTCTCTCCGGCATTGACAAACTTCCTAGATTGAAGGAGCTCGAGTTAAACGGTGGCCAGGTTCCTGATGAGGTGAGAGAGGCCATTGAAAAACATAAAAACAAGCCTAGTCTTAAACTCAATGGCCCAGAAACCCAAGACTAA